In a single window of the Flavobacterium sp. W4I14 genome:
- a CDS encoding DNA-binding LytR/AlgR family response regulator (product_source=COG3279; cath_funfam=3.30.160.60,3.40.50.2300; cog=COG3279; pfam=PF00072,PF04397; smart=SM00448,SM00850; superfamily=52172) — translation MIRCIAIDDQQNSISGLEKYIADTPNMKLLASYTDPVVALNELNKIDQVDVIFMDIQMPQISGIELSKAIRSKTRKLIFTTSHEEYAFEAFEAEADAYLLKPYGYAKFALTVNRVFEEEIENIGQETYFLVKNKSEDHKAVLVHYADIIAFESFHNYIKIHTKEKIIIAYLSLKDVKEQLNLKKGFIQLHRGYIISINHILHVEGTRVTLSNHTSFTVGDLYYNDFRDFFTDKLITSKRNK, via the coding sequence ATGATTAGGTGTATAGCCATTGATGACCAACAAAACTCGATTTCGGGGCTTGAAAAATATATTGCGGATACCCCAAACATGAAGCTTTTGGCGAGTTACACCGATCCGGTGGTGGCCTTGAACGAACTTAACAAGATTGACCAGGTAGATGTGATATTTATGGACATTCAAATGCCACAGATTTCGGGCATCGAACTTTCTAAAGCAATCCGCTCCAAAACCAGGAAACTGATATTTACCACCTCTCATGAGGAATATGCCTTTGAAGCATTCGAAGCAGAAGCTGATGCATATTTACTTAAACCTTATGGCTATGCAAAATTTGCATTAACGGTAAACCGTGTTTTTGAGGAAGAAATAGAAAATATAGGACAGGAAACTTATTTTTTGGTCAAAAATAAATCAGAAGACCACAAAGCCGTTTTAGTGCACTATGCAGATATAATTGCTTTTGAAAGTTTCCACAACTATATCAAAATACATACGAAAGAGAAGATAATTATTGCTTATTTAAGTTTGAAAGATGTTAAAGAACAACTGAACCTTAAAAAGGGCTTCATCCAGTTGCACAGGGGTTATATTATTTCCATCAATCATATTTTACACGTAGAGGGAACAAGAGTAACGCTCTCAAACCACACCAGCTTTACTGTTGGCGACCTTTACTACAATGATTTTCGTGATTTCTTCACCGATAAACTTATTACGAGTAAACGGAATAAATAA
- a CDS encoding RNA polymerase sigma-70 factor (family 1) (product_source=TIGR02985; cath_funfam=1.10.10.10,1.10.1740.10; cog=COG1595; pfam=PF04542,PF08281; superfamily=88659,88946; tigrfam=TIGR02985) gives MRGYGSYSDSELAFLLTQGDELAFTEIYNRFYGLLFIHANKRLNDDEEAKDVLHQLFESLWVKRLQVAPDGNLSAYLYTAVRNRVLDVFAHQKVESKYIDSLQDYIDQDHVSTDYRVREKQMTLLIEQEIDALPPKMREIFILSRKENKSHKEIALELGLSELTVKTQVKKALRILKSRLGVVVYVAFLLKTYR, from the coding sequence ATGCGTGGTTACGGTTCATATTCTGATAGCGAATTGGCATTCTTGTTAACTCAAGGTGATGAGCTGGCCTTTACCGAAATTTATAACCGCTTTTATGGCTTACTTTTTATTCATGCCAATAAACGCTTAAATGACGATGAAGAAGCAAAGGACGTATTGCACCAGTTGTTCGAATCACTTTGGGTTAAACGTTTACAGGTAGCACCTGACGGTAATTTATCAGCATATTTATATACAGCAGTGCGTAACCGTGTACTGGATGTATTTGCGCATCAAAAAGTAGAAAGTAAATACATTGATTCTTTGCAGGATTATATAGATCAAGATCATGTGTCGACTGATTATAGGGTGCGTGAAAAGCAAATGACGCTATTAATTGAGCAAGAAATTGACGCTTTGCCACCAAAAATGCGCGAAATATTTATTTTAAGCCGTAAAGAGAATAAATCTCATAAAGAAATTGCGCTCGAATTAGGGCTTTCAGAGTTAACGGTTAAAACGCAGGTTAAAAAAGCGCTCCGAATTCTTAAATCAAGGTTAGGGGTGGTTGTTTATGTTGCTTTTCTTTTGAAAACCTATAGGTAA
- a CDS encoding hypothetical protein (product_source=Hypo-rule applied; cath_funfam=3.40.970.40; ko=KO:K21572; pfam=PF07980,PF14322; superfamily=48452), which produces MKKYLFIILTLIACTSCKKFLNVQPESDVSKEELFTTEEGFKEALNGAYVGFAGTDLYGGNLTVSNLDIMAQNYQFNDATLQKIAAFDYTIPSFVSKISVIWNKAYKGIGNVNQILEVIDERKAVFKDGNYNIIKGEALALRAYMHFDLLRMFGPSYKNNPTFKAMPYVTTVSTKSTPYSTVSEVIDQLVTDLQQAKMLLKTSDPIIPASYVVGYPKGEKTTELKNTSLFLQNRRHRINYYAVAGELARVYLYKGDNTNSLNNAKEVIESLKFPWTVKEDFFAADVAKRDRIFYNEILFGWFAAKASVDQANGLFAKDNPDYSATADQINTIYSLGTVGADDWRYKQWFRLVKSANASDRFYLQKYVVNSTPIENLHPMVMPALRLSEMYLIAAEASFDTDVTKALDYFNTLRVHRGIGTGLSAGISKNDFINELEREYRKEFYGESQSFYMHKRLNLNVVTTQGLIYAPSDKLFVFPLPVDEQAYRN; this is translated from the coding sequence ATGAAAAAATATTTATTTATCATCCTCACACTGATCGCCTGCACATCCTGCAAAAAGTTTTTGAATGTACAGCCTGAATCTGATGTGTCAAAAGAAGAATTGTTTACCACCGAAGAGGGCTTTAAAGAAGCTTTAAACGGAGCGTATGTTGGCTTTGCAGGCACCGATCTTTACGGTGGCAATTTAACTGTCAGCAATCTGGATATTATGGCACAGAACTATCAGTTTAACGATGCTACCTTACAAAAAATAGCTGCTTTCGATTATACCATTCCCAGTTTCGTGAGTAAGATTAGCGTTATCTGGAACAAGGCTTACAAAGGTATCGGTAATGTAAACCAGATTTTGGAGGTTATCGATGAGCGCAAAGCGGTTTTTAAAGACGGAAATTACAATATTATTAAAGGCGAGGCATTGGCTTTAAGAGCATATATGCATTTCGACCTGTTAAGGATGTTCGGCCCGTCTTATAAGAACAATCCTACATTTAAAGCGATGCCTTATGTAACTACAGTATCGACCAAAAGTACACCTTATTCTACTGTGAGCGAGGTTATTGACCAGCTGGTTACAGATTTGCAACAAGCTAAAATGTTACTTAAAACTTCCGATCCGATTATTCCGGCATCCTACGTTGTGGGCTATCCAAAAGGAGAAAAAACGACAGAACTTAAAAATACTTCATTGTTTTTACAGAATAGAAGACACCGCATTAATTATTATGCTGTTGCTGGGGAACTGGCCAGGGTTTATCTCTACAAGGGAGACAATACCAATAGTTTAAACAACGCCAAAGAAGTCATTGAGTCGCTAAAATTCCCCTGGACGGTTAAAGAAGATTTCTTTGCTGCCGATGTGGCCAAGCGCGACAGGATTTTTTACAATGAAATTTTATTCGGTTGGTTTGCAGCTAAGGCATCGGTCGATCAGGCTAACGGGCTTTTTGCAAAAGATAACCCCGATTATTCTGCAACTGCAGATCAGATTAATACCATATATAGCTTAGGCACGGTTGGTGCTGATGATTGGCGCTATAAGCAATGGTTTAGGCTGGTAAAATCAGCAAATGCTTCAGATCGTTTTTATCTGCAAAAATATGTAGTAAATTCTACACCCATCGAAAACCTTCATCCAATGGTAATGCCTGCTTTACGTTTGAGCGAAATGTACCTTATCGCGGCTGAAGCTAGTTTTGATACCGATGTTACAAAAGCATTGGACTATTTTAATACGCTTCGCGTTCATCGTGGTATTGGTACTGGTTTATCGGCTGGTATTAGTAAAAACGATTTTATAAATGAGCTGGAAAGAGAGTACCGTAAAGAATTTTATGGCGAAAGCCAGAGTTTTTATATGCATAAGCGCTTAAACCTAAATGTGGTTACCACTCAGGGACTGATTTACGCACCATCGGACAAACTCTTTGTTTTTCCTCTTCCGGTAGATGAACAAGCTTATAGAAATTAA
- a CDS encoding transmembrane sensor (product_source=KO:K07165; cog=COG3712; ko=KO:K07165; pfam=PF04773,PF16344; transmembrane_helix_parts=Inside_1_69,TMhelix_70_89,Outside_90_372), translating into MEKNAKKLLDKYRAGHCTPEEIAIVEAWYLQLPFEKEAPDHLLIETSKEEVWSRLRPHGRSVKLVTVKRIAIAASIILCFSVGLYFMVGRNTSPLTAKTELKDILPGGHKAILTLADGTVVNLDDAKNGQIASQNGIIIRKAKNGQLEYIIKEIPNASVTGSNTISTPRGGQYQVSLPDGTKVWLNAATTLKYPYAFAKNERVVELNGEAYFEVSKDHTRPFRVKTDAQTVEVLGTHFNINAYKDEAAVKTTLLEGTVKVSNASGSVSLHPGEQSKLNINTARLMVDQEIDIDKEMAWKNNIFSFDNDDLQTIMRQISRWYDVDVVYEGKITPEKYVGEIPRSSNLAEVFKILELNHVHTEVKGKVLTVSAN; encoded by the coding sequence ATGGAGAAAAATGCAAAAAAGCTTTTAGATAAATACCGTGCAGGCCATTGTACGCCAGAAGAAATTGCTATTGTAGAAGCATGGTACCTTCAGCTGCCTTTCGAAAAAGAGGCTCCTGATCATTTGCTCATCGAAACCAGTAAAGAAGAAGTATGGAGCCGGTTAAGACCTCACGGAAGATCTGTAAAATTGGTCACGGTTAAGCGCATTGCGATAGCTGCAAGTATTATTTTATGCTTTAGCGTAGGCCTCTATTTTATGGTAGGTCGTAATACTTCGCCATTAACAGCTAAAACAGAATTAAAAGATATTCTCCCAGGTGGACATAAAGCTATATTAACACTAGCCGATGGAACGGTGGTAAATCTGGATGATGCCAAAAATGGTCAGATTGCGAGCCAGAACGGTATCATCATCCGTAAGGCAAAAAACGGCCAGCTGGAATACATCATTAAAGAAATTCCGAATGCATCAGTTACAGGATCCAATACCATTAGCACGCCCCGCGGCGGACAATACCAGGTAAGCCTGCCCGATGGTACAAAAGTTTGGCTCAATGCAGCCACAACCTTAAAGTATCCATATGCCTTTGCTAAAAACGAAAGGGTAGTAGAACTTAATGGAGAAGCTTATTTTGAAGTTTCAAAAGATCACACGCGTCCTTTTAGGGTAAAAACAGATGCGCAAACGGTAGAGGTTTTGGGTACTCATTTTAACATTAATGCCTATAAAGATGAAGCCGCTGTTAAAACCACGCTTTTAGAAGGTACAGTAAAAGTGAGCAATGCCTCTGGTAGTGTAAGCCTGCACCCAGGAGAACAATCTAAACTAAATATAAATACGGCTAGATTAATGGTCGATCAGGAAATTGATATTGATAAAGAAATGGCCTGGAAGAATAATATTTTCTCTTTCGATAATGATGATCTCCAGACGATTATGCGGCAGATTTCGCGTTGGTATGATGTAGATGTAGTTTATGAGGGTAAAATTACTCCAGAAAAATATGTGGGAGAAATACCAAGGAGCAGCAACTTAGCAGAGGTTTTTAAAATATTAGAACTTAACCATGTACATACTGAGGTAAAGGGTAAAGTACTTACGGTATCAGCAAATTAA
- a CDS encoding hypothetical protein (product_source=Hypo-rule applied; cleavage_site_network=SignalP-noTM; pfam=PF16132; superfamily=141072), translating to MKKNIIYILLLSMTFFACKKNEMLPYISDDNVYLHYLDKDGNQDTTTINYSFAYNPGLAQDTLWIPIVVTGPRVSHSRQFALTVVDSVTTAIKGTHYEALKPFYTLPADSGTFKIPVILKNTDAALADKSVRLGFSTIKGGDFQANLPLPLRSKKVVFSNRLEKPSWWIYWESDLGEYGRIKHQLFLISSGTVDLVDKSKPNAFLEIPRALYYIENFRVFLKDPAAWIAKNPSKDFVLTPKTDGSKDYDFYNTASPTKRYTVKYFSLVNGYFFIDENGKQIII from the coding sequence ATGAAAAAGAATATTATTTATATTTTGCTTTTGAGCATGACTTTCTTTGCCTGCAAAAAGAACGAAATGTTACCTTATATTTCAGATGACAATGTTTACCTGCATTATTTGGATAAAGATGGCAATCAAGATACCACTACAATCAATTATTCCTTTGCGTATAACCCTGGTTTAGCCCAGGACACATTATGGATACCCATTGTTGTTACCGGGCCAAGGGTATCACATAGCCGCCAGTTTGCTTTAACCGTTGTCGATTCGGTTACCACGGCGATAAAGGGAACACATTACGAAGCTTTAAAGCCATTTTATACTTTGCCTGCCGATTCGGGTACATTTAAAATCCCTGTGATCCTAAAAAATACTGATGCTGCACTGGCCGATAAATCAGTGAGATTGGGATTTAGTACCATTAAAGGTGGCGATTTTCAGGCAAACCTTCCGCTGCCTTTGCGCAGTAAAAAAGTAGTTTTTTCTAACCGTTTAGAGAAACCAAGCTGGTGGATATATTGGGAATCCGACTTAGGTGAATATGGGCGTATCAAACATCAGTTGTTCTTGATCTCATCAGGTACTGTAGATCTGGTCGACAAGTCTAAACCGAACGCCTTTTTAGAAATCCCACGGGCGCTTTATTACATCGAGAACTTCCGTGTTTTTTTAAAAGATCCAGCTGCATGGATCGCCAAGAACCCGAGTAAAGATTTTGTATTAACACCAAAAACCGATGGAAGCAAAGACTATGATTTCTACAATACGGCCTCACCAACCAAACGTTATACTGTGAAATATTTTTCATTGGTAAACGGCTACTTTTTTATTGATGAGAACGGTAAACAGATTATTATCTAA
- a CDS encoding CspA family cold shock protein (product_source=KO:K03704; cath_funfam=2.40.50.140; cog=COG1278; ko=KO:K03704; pfam=PF00313; smart=SM00357; superfamily=50249), which produces MMYTGVIKWYNPIRGFGFIAPDDGKQMVYADNQKLIGIYRRSLVVGTKVRFDLEQGQVGCQATNIVVLNMGFD; this is translated from the coding sequence ATGATGTATACAGGAGTGATTAAGTGGTATAATCCGATACGAGGTTTCGGATTTATTGCACCCGATGATGGAAAGCAAATGGTTTATGCAGATAACCAGAAATTGATAGGGATTTACCGCCGTTCTTTAGTTGTAGGAACCAAAGTTCGCTTTGATTTGGAACAAGGGCAGGTAGGTTGCCAAGCTACTAATATTGTAGTTCTAAATATGGGTTTTGACTAA
- a CDS encoding TonB-linked SusC/RagA family outer membrane protein (product_source=TIGR04056; cath_funfam=2.170.130.10,2.60.40.1120; pfam=PF00593,PF07715,PF13715; superfamily=49464,56935; tigrfam=TIGR04056; transmembrane_helix_parts=Inside_1_20,TMhelix_21_43,Outside_44_1143): MKLTTLYNPACDMRRVKIKFLLVMKLTTILLLVGALHVSAATFSQTVTLSRRKTSLKQVFKEIKKQTGYFFFYKGQLLQDKPEIIIELMKASLTEALNAALKDQNLGFSVVNKTVVISGKENLPAPTAGINAKIEVKGVVADKATGETIPGVNVSIKNGSSVGITNEKGEFKVNVDEGSVLVFSYVGYELFETNVTGTKTLNVKLTSKMTQMNDVVVTGYQTIKKDNYTGNAITIKGEDLKKNNPQSLLKSIQSFDPSFKVLDNNLFGSDPNALPKINVRGATALPSIEDTENILDRNNLSSNYNLPAFMLDGFEVTLQKVTDLDINRIESVTLLKDAAATAVYGSRAANGVIVITTKAPLAGKLQLSYNYELSVNAPDLTDYHVLNASDKLAYEKLAGLYDASNNTAYTADQMEAEYFARLKNVASGVDTYWLSQALRNAYRQKHSLYVQGGDQKFRYGVDLRYETMPGVMLKSDRNRYSGGMNFTYNPTSKLLFRNEITVTQVDGNNSPYGDFSNYVRMNPYYPITNGNGDLIQELATWQVDTHDNSNGQQIKPTYVFNPLYEGNLASFDKTSNLELIDAFSVDWKLSPSLTFKSQISLNKSHTSGDQFVSPLSNQFYSYAADKLNNKGSYTLVESDRLAIDGKATLGYNKQIGDQYFNLVLGTNVVTSRTDSKLIEAQGFSNDRFTNIGFARIYKELSHPGGNVAESRLAGAFFSGNYSFKNKYLLDASFRYEGSSAFGSNKRFAPFWSTGIGWNMHNEDFLADSKVISQLRLKASTGIVGSVSFPAYLSRSIYQYDPENWYSTGLGAQVLGYGNSNLQWQKTKTYDVGIDLGLFQDRIVLSPRYYYKLTKGLITDIDLSPSTGFTTYKENLGDMANEGYELYLTANAYRSKDFNINITGNLAHSVNTLVKLSNSLKTLNDKIDQYQTNPDKKAQSTPLLRYNEGQSLSSIYAVRSLGIDPQNGKEIFLKKDGSITYVWDVKDIMPVADGAPKAEGNVSANIGYRNFMLSLSFYYRFGGYTYNQTLVDRIENADPRFNVDSRVLNERWIKPGDQTFFKNIADLSITNVSSRFVQKDNLMELRSIYLSYDFKRELIKRYGFQNLRTSLTLNDIFRTSSIEMERGTSYPFARSLTVSLLASF; encoded by the coding sequence ATGAAATTAACTACCCTTTACAACCCCGCGTGCGACATGCGGAGGGTAAAGATTAAATTTTTATTGGTCATGAAATTGACTACAATTTTACTACTGGTTGGTGCCTTACATGTTTCGGCAGCCACCTTTTCGCAAACCGTAACGCTCTCTCGAAGAAAAACTTCGCTTAAACAGGTTTTTAAGGAGATCAAAAAGCAAACGGGCTATTTTTTCTTTTATAAAGGTCAGTTGTTGCAGGATAAACCCGAAATAATAATAGAATTAATGAAAGCTTCGTTAACCGAGGCGTTGAATGCCGCTTTAAAAGATCAGAACCTCGGTTTTAGCGTTGTTAATAAAACTGTCGTAATCAGCGGTAAAGAGAATTTACCGGCACCAACGGCAGGTATTAACGCCAAAATTGAAGTAAAAGGTGTAGTTGCTGATAAAGCTACAGGAGAAACCATTCCAGGTGTAAATGTTTCCATTAAAAATGGTTCAAGCGTAGGTATTACCAACGAAAAAGGCGAATTCAAAGTCAATGTCGATGAAGGAAGCGTTTTGGTTTTTAGTTATGTGGGCTACGAATTGTTCGAAACCAATGTTACAGGTACTAAAACGTTAAACGTTAAGCTTACCTCTAAGATGACCCAAATGAATGATGTAGTGGTAACGGGTTATCAAACGATTAAAAAAGATAACTATACCGGTAATGCGATTACCATTAAAGGAGAAGATTTAAAGAAAAACAATCCGCAGAGTTTATTAAAAAGTATTCAGAGCTTCGATCCATCTTTTAAAGTACTGGACAATAACTTATTTGGTTCTGATCCAAATGCATTGCCTAAAATTAATGTAAGGGGTGCAACAGCATTACCATCTATTGAGGATACCGAAAATATATTAGACCGCAACAACTTATCGAGCAATTACAACCTGCCCGCTTTTATGTTAGATGGTTTTGAAGTTACCCTGCAAAAGGTAACGGATCTGGATATCAACAGAATCGAATCGGTAACCTTATTAAAAGATGCTGCTGCAACCGCTGTTTATGGCTCAAGGGCTGCAAACGGCGTAATTGTAATTACCACCAAAGCACCGCTTGCAGGCAAATTACAGCTTTCATACAATTATGAGCTGAGTGTAAATGCGCCAGATTTAACCGATTACCATGTTTTAAATGCGAGTGATAAACTGGCTTACGAAAAATTGGCTGGATTGTACGATGCCAGTAATAACACGGCTTATACCGCTGATCAAATGGAAGCGGAATATTTTGCAAGGTTAAAAAATGTGGCCAGTGGGGTTGATACCTATTGGTTATCACAGGCGCTTCGAAACGCTTATCGGCAAAAGCATTCGCTTTATGTACAGGGAGGCGATCAAAAATTCAGGTATGGGGTAGATCTGCGTTACGAAACAATGCCTGGAGTAATGCTGAAATCGGACCGTAACCGTTACAGCGGCGGAATGAATTTTACTTATAACCCAACTTCTAAATTATTGTTCAGAAATGAAATCACTGTTACACAGGTAGATGGAAACAATTCTCCTTACGGCGATTTTTCTAATTATGTACGGATGAATCCATATTATCCCATTACCAATGGTAATGGTGATCTGATACAGGAATTAGCCACATGGCAAGTAGATACGCACGATAATAGCAATGGCCAACAGATTAAGCCTACTTACGTTTTTAACCCACTTTATGAAGGCAATCTGGCTAGTTTCGATAAAACATCCAATCTGGAATTAATTGATGCTTTTTCGGTAGACTGGAAACTGAGTCCAAGTTTAACTTTTAAAAGCCAGATCAGTTTAAACAAGAGCCATACCTCTGGAGATCAATTTGTTTCTCCTTTAAGCAACCAGTTTTATAGTTATGCCGCTGACAAGTTGAATAACAAAGGTTCTTATACTTTAGTAGAAAGTGATCGTTTGGCAATTGATGGTAAAGCTACATTAGGCTATAATAAACAGATTGGTGATCAGTATTTTAACCTTGTTTTGGGTACAAATGTGGTAACATCCAGAACGGATAGTAAATTGATAGAAGCGCAGGGTTTTTCTAATGACCGTTTTACCAATATTGGTTTTGCCCGGATTTATAAAGAATTATCGCATCCTGGTGGTAATGTTGCTGAAAGCAGGTTAGCTGGCGCATTTTTCTCTGGTAATTACTCTTTCAAAAATAAATACCTTTTAGATGCATCTTTCCGTTACGAAGGATCATCGGCCTTTGGCTCAAATAAGCGCTTTGCGCCATTTTGGTCAACAGGTATTGGCTGGAATATGCACAATGAAGATTTCCTTGCCGATTCAAAAGTAATCAGTCAGCTAAGGTTAAAAGCCAGCACTGGTATTGTAGGTTCAGTTTCTTTTCCTGCTTATTTATCGCGTTCTATTTATCAATACGATCCCGAAAACTGGTATTCTACAGGTTTAGGGGCGCAGGTTTTAGGTTATGGCAACAGCAATTTACAATGGCAGAAAACCAAAACTTATGATGTGGGCATTGATTTGGGATTGTTTCAGGATCGCATTGTGCTCTCTCCAAGATACTATTACAAATTAACTAAAGGCCTGATTACTGATATCGACCTTTCTCCGTCTACTGGTTTTACCACTTACAAAGAAAACCTTGGCGATATGGCTAATGAAGGTTATGAGCTTTATTTAACCGCCAATGCTTACCGGTCTAAGGATTTCAACATTAACATTACCGGAAACTTAGCACACAGCGTTAACACCCTGGTGAAACTTTCTAACTCGTTGAAAACTTTAAATGATAAGATCGATCAATACCAAACCAACCCTGATAAAAAAGCACAGTCTACACCATTATTGCGCTACAATGAAGGGCAATCACTTTCATCTATTTATGCGGTTAGATCTTTAGGTATCGATCCACAAAATGGTAAAGAGATCTTTTTGAAAAAAGACGGCTCAATTACTTATGTATGGGATGTAAAAGACATTATGCCTGTGGCAGATGGTGCACCAAAGGCAGAAGGTAATGTGTCGGCAAATATTGGCTACCGCAACTTTATGCTGAGTTTAAGTTTTTATTACCGTTTTGGAGGTTATACCTACAATCAAACCTTAGTTGATCGGATAGAAAATGCCGATCCACGATTTAATGTAGATAGCAGGGTATTGAATGAACGGTGGATTAAACCAGGCGACCAGACTTTCTTCAAAAACATTGCCGATTTGTCAATTACCAACGTGTCTTCAAGATTTGTTCAGAAAGACAACCTGATGGAGTTGCGCTCTATTTATCTTTCTTATGATTTTAAGAGAGAACTGATTAAGCGATATGGTTTTCAGAACCTGCGTACTTCCTTAACCCTGAATGATATTTTTAGGACTTCGAGCATTGAAATGGAGAGAGGAACAAGTTATCCATTTGCCAGAAGTTTAACTGTTTCACTGTTGGCTTCATTCTAA
- a CDS encoding putative membrane protein (product_source=COG5500; cath_funfam=1.20.5.160; cog=COG5500; pfam=PF08592; superfamily=81469; transmembrane_helix_parts=Inside_1_1,TMhelix_2_24,Outside_25_58,TMhelix_59_81,Inside_82_84) translates to MVFYLLLAATLLYFGGVFLVTVIGNVPLNNLLDGADLGKLGATELTALREKFESSWNLFHRIRTIASFICIVLVVYVAIFSRNV, encoded by the coding sequence ATGGTGTTTTACCTGCTTTTGGCGGCAACCTTATTATATTTTGGCGGCGTATTTCTGGTTACTGTAATTGGGAATGTACCCCTTAATAACCTTTTGGATGGGGCAGACCTTGGTAAACTTGGTGCAACAGAACTAACTGCATTGCGCGAAAAATTTGAGTCTAGCTGGAATTTATTTCATCGGATCAGAACCATCGCCTCATTTATCTGTATTGTTCTTGTAGTGTATGTAGCAATATTTAGTCGGAATGTTTAA
- a CDS encoding hypothetical protein (product_source=Hypo-rule applied; transmembrane_helix_parts=Inside_1_20,TMhelix_21_43,Outside_44_44): MDKLQRLGLAHKKKAHLRTRAFFLKAKTNYLALFFLSVTSALIS; this comes from the coding sequence ATGGACAAATTACAAAGACTTGGATTAGCACATAAAAAGAAAGCCCACCTAAGAACGCGGGCTTTCTTTTTAAAAGCGAAAACAAATTATTTAGCGCTATTTTTTTTATCAGTTACTTCAGCTCTAATTTCTTGA
- a CDS encoding hypothetical protein (product_source=Hypo-rule applied): MYLYPKEYYEFKQKGYPKKNKSYLKKSANLDRKER; this comes from the coding sequence ATGTATCTGTACCCCAAAGAGTATTACGAATTTAAGCAAAAAGGTTATCCGAAAAAAAATAAATCCTATCTAAAAAAGAGCGCTAATTTAGATAGGAAAGAGAGATAA